Genomic window (Tachysurus fulvidraco isolate hzauxx_2018 chromosome 20, HZAU_PFXX_2.0, whole genome shotgun sequence):
atatgttgtgtgtgtgataggttAGGGTTAAGTCTCAGGacaggtgagtgtgtgctttAACAATCCTGCATcctgattgtgtttatattgttaaaGCCATCCAGACGGCCGCGATGGAGATGCTCGGGGGTTCGGGTGTGGGGAAGCAGTGCAGGAAGGTGGACATCATGGCCGACGCTGCCTACGCCATCCTCAGCAAACCCGTCAGCTACACGGGACACTTCGTCATAGACGACGACATCCTCAAGAAGGAGGGGATTAAAGACTTTGATGTGTACGCCGTGGAGCCCGGTGGGTGTGGCACAGATAAAGACACGCCGTAAAGAACCCGATGTAGACGTTTATTTAGTTTGGATTATTTCTCGCAGGTCATCAGCTGCTTCCTGACTTCTTCCTGGATGAAGATCCCGAGACACTGAAGAAGCAGATGGAgagtcacggtgtgtgtgttcggttTGCTCTCCTCCGTGTAACGCAGTGAAAATTCTCTTCATCGTTTTACTCTTATAGCTTCTTCgttgatataataataataatgtatagataaagatgtctgtctctctctctctctctctctctctctctctctctctcagacaaaGCGAGTGCAGATTCTCCCTCCAGCCCCATCGCTGATACGTTTAAGGTGATTAAAGGTGTGATCAGCCCTGAGGTGGTCAAATCCACGCAGGGGGTCTACAGATTCCAGCTGTCCGGTGCGTCTGCTCACTTTTGGCTCCAATCTATTCTGGATCGTGAAACCATTCCTGTCTAttatagggctgggcgataaaacgataacgatatgtatcgcgatagacacgtgatcgatatcgatAAGGAAtgtgttcgatattttttattctttgtcggAAGAAAACGGAGGTCgtgaagcaagtttggttgcattaacaaaggcactcgttccctggtaacctagcaacgtagggagtgacacgctaacagccaatcgtgtaacagtatcacgtttggttgcgccatatcgtcgtctcgtgccggtctgctggattcgtcttcagtaaccggcgactgatgagcagaaaatgagccgcagcgagcgagataattgtaaataaaagaggaaaaatcagCGACTTTTTCGTCTTTCTGCCGGTTTTATATTCcacacaatgttactgtagtgtatcaggtttgtgttttatattacagacgtatctcagtctacctcaggtctgtgttttatattacagacgtatctcagtctacctcaggtctgtgttttatattacagacgtatctcagtctacctcaggtttgtgttttatattacagacgtatctcagtctacctcaggtctgtgttttatattacagacgtatctcagtctacctcaggtctgtgttttatattacagacgtatctcagtctacctcaggtctgtgttttatattacagacgtatctcagtctacctcaggtctgtgttttatattacagacgtatctcagtctacctcaggtctgtgttttatattacagacgtatctcagtctacctcaggtctgtgttttatattacagatgtatctcagtctacctcaggtttatttctctttacaaaacactgcacatattttacacactttattcaccagaaggtgaacagctagtgaacttcctcacactaaacctgcactaaactctcagctttctctgtttatatttaacactttacactattttattacactttattaaacattttttacattttctgtcatttctcaccttaaatgttaagagataatagttaagtgttcattgtgactttagactcatgtttacattataattattggaggtttcctggttggtgacgtttctgtcttaataactgaggggattctgatcagaggaaggttaagtttcaaataaaaaggtttaaaactaatagatttttctcctggtACTTATTTTAAacgggtcataaaaaatatcgataattatcgatatcgaccgatatgacacactgatatcgtgatacagttttcggtcgtatcgcccagccctagtgtATTACGACAGACTCAGAGTAACGATGTGAAGCTCTGTTATTGTAGGAGAACATCCTGGAGTGTGGTACATCGACATGAAGAACGGCGCAGGTGGAGCAGGCAGTGGAGAACCTCCTGTTAAAGCAGACGTGGAGATGAGTCTGGACAGCGACGACTTCATCAAGATGTTCACAGGTGAGGAGCAACTACTCACTGATGCACtgcatattaataattaaataagtgtAAAATTATACACcgtgttaaatgttaataaaacgTACAGTTAGAAGCCGGACGCCGACGGATGTGTGACTGTAATGAAGCACATGGGGTTTGTGTTCACAGGGAAACTGAAGCCCACCATGGCCTTCATGTCCGGGAAGCTGAAGATCAAAGGCGACATGTCTCTGGCCATCAAAATGGAGAAGATGATGGCGCTGATGAAGTCCAAGCTGTAATAATCTCCGTCCGAGCATCCGACAAACTCGTCACTGTGTCTGACACATTTTTATAAGACGGTATAACACTGtagaacagaaaaacactgagtgcaaaagtttgtgcacccacACGTTTAATGTGTGTGCGGTTTCACGTGCGATCCTTCGGCTCGAACGTCTCCGAGTGTCTCATGGTTATTAAACGTTATAAAGCTCCTCCAGTGCAGGAGTCACTTTAATACagatgtaaataatgtgtaggttttgttgttatttacctCAGATTTGGGTTCTTTTAACTGccatgaattaataaataagataaagtACGTCATTAAAATAACAAGTACATCTGACCTCCTTCTTAActgtgattcatttatttatttattttagactcAATGGTGAAGACAATAAATCAGTTGCCTTTAAAAATATAAGCAAAACATCAGTAGCACaaactgtccactttattaggaacacctgtaaaAACTGGTCATATATTTTTGTTCAGTAAAGACacttgagaaaaaaatgaataaaagtcaCTTCAGTGGTTATATGATGTGCTACAACATGTCATGTATAATCTAGTACCAGCAAAAGGCTCACAAACTTTACCAGATTAAACGTCAGTCATCGATGATTAATCACGGTCCGGCGTGTGGCCGTGACCCCTCGGCTGCTGGATGGCGTGTGGCCGTGACCCCTCGGCTGCTGGATGGCGTGTGGCAGTGACCCCTCGGCTGCTGGATGGCGTGTGGCCGTGACCCCTCGGCTGCTGGATGGCGTGTGGCCGTGACCCCTCGGCTGCTGGATGGCGTGTGGCCGTGACCGCTCGGCTGCTGGATGGCGTGTGGCCGTGACCGCTCGGCTGCTGGATGGCGTGTGGCCTGAAGGCGGAGGTAGCCGGGAGGTTGTTTGGGTACAACAGCACTTACCTGAGATATGGGGCAACCTGCTGAGCCATTAGTGTCTCCTAACCATTTcagattaataaacacacttcccctaataataataataataataataataataataataatataaaggttTGTTGGCCATAAAGTGGGCTTGAGCTTTATGTCCCAGGAGAACCatcaccttctggctctctctttatttatgcAGAattgaaagtgacgtgacatacgactaagtacggtgacccagactcggaattcgttctctgcatttaacccatctaaagtgcacacacacacaaacacacacacacagcagtgaacacacacccagagcagtgggcagccatttatgctgtggcacccggggagcagttggggggttcggtgccttgctcttGTATTGCAGGCCTGAGATTATAGAACCGGATGCAGATGGTTCTAAAAGCAGACAATTCTCACGTCAGTTCCTTGGAGCCTGcagtcagcagcagcagcacggTGAAGTTcaacctgttctggaacagtcACTAATCCCCACCAGCCTCAAACAGCCTGGTTCCTGTTCCTGTCCTCAGTGgtctttatgtttatatatcatTAGTAAgtctgtgtaatgtgtaatgtgtaatgtacaGGAGAAACACAGCGGAATTGAAATGAAAGCATCAGATTAATGATGTTAACATTGACATCCATCATCATAAAGCGTCCAATCAGATGAGAGGTTCATTATAAAGTGCACCACAAGGTCATTGTGTCgataaaatcaacaaaaaccCGAGTTACTCCTTTAAATTGTCATATTTAAGTGTTTGTCATTTCGAGTCTTGGCtttcttttggtttattttatgatttttatgtttatcttcTGCCGAAACTGACGGGCTTTTACTCGGATTAGCCCGAAACTGTGTCACGTGATCAGTGATGTCACGTGGAGACTCACCTGTAGCGCGAGGCCACGCCCCTTACCTGGAAGATTCAGGAACTGTGGGATTGTGTGCAACAATAAACTCGAGTTTTCGGTCGATTTACTGACGTTTTACTCTTTATCTCCAACTTTTGTCTTCGTTTGGACACAGAAGTGTGACAGTAAAGCGGAAATTAAAGGTTTGTGAGACTATTATCTGTTTAaattccgtgtgtgtgtgtgtgtatgtgtgtgtgtgtgtatgtgtgtgtgtgtgtgtgtatttgtgtgtgtgtgtgtgtgtgtgtgtgtgtgtgtgtgtgttctctcgcGTGGTTTCAGTTCGCTCGGGTATTTACACGAACCCATTGTGTAAATCTGATCTGTGATCCTCCagaactgtttgtgtgtgtgtgtgtgtgtgtgtgtgtgtgtgtgtgtgtgtgtgtgtgtgagagtggagTTTCTGTGTTTACggtgttattttgtgtaaaatgcGCGACTgaggccttgtgtgtgtgtgtgtgtgtgtgtgtgtgtgtgtgtgtgtgtgtgtgtgtgtgtgtgtgtgtgtgtgtgacacaggcTTCTGTTTACTCTGTAAGACCTCAGCTCAGACCTGCCCTTTTATTCTCTGTACTGATCAGAGTTCTCGTTACAGGAAGTTTTTTAAAGCCTTTGTGACTgaagtgttttctctctttatagATTTCAGTTTGTGAGAATTAAGTGTTGTAACTTCAGGTGTGTATTTACACTTAGCTTTAATCACTGCACCATTATAACACCTCCATATATAACACGGTGCAGCTGAGAGACCGTACAGTGGGAGGAATGTAGCAGGTACAGGGGGGTGGGGAGGTGTgaggtacgtgtgtgtgtgtgtgtgtgtgtgtgtgtgtgagagagttacatacacgtgtgtgtgtgtgagagttacatacacgtgtgtgtgtgtgtgtgtgtgtgtgtacgtgtttgtatgtgtgtgtgagagagagttacgtacgcgcgtgtgtgaggtatgtacgtgtgtgaggTACATACatacgtgtttgtgtgaggtatgtacgtgtgtgtttgtgtgaggtacatacatgtgtgtgtttgtgtgaggtatgtacgtgtgtgtgtgagagagttacgtacgcgtgtgtgtgaggtatgtacgTGTGTGACGTACGTACatacgtgtttgtgtgaggtatgtacgtgtgtgtttgtgtgaggtacatacatgtgtgtgtttgtgtgaggtatgtacgtgtgtgtgtgtgagagttacgtacgtgtgtgtgtttgtgtgaggtacgtgtgtgtgtttgtgtgaggtacgtgtgtgtgtttgtgtgaggtacgtgtgtgtgtgaggtatgtacgtgtgtgtttttgtgaggtacgtacgtgtgtgtgtttgtgtgaggtacgtacgtgtgtgtgtttgtgtgaggtaCGTACGTGTGTGCGTTGGTGTGAGGTACGTACGTGTGTGCGTTGGTGTGAGGTACGTACGTGTGTGCGTTGGTGTGAGGTACGTACGTGTGTGCGTTGGTGTGAGGTACGTACGTGTGTGCGTTGGTGTGAGGTACGTACGTGTGTGCGTTGGTGTGAGGTACGTACGTGTGTGCGTTGGTGTGAGGTAcgtacatgtttgtgtgaggTACGTACGTGTGTGCGTTGGTGTGAggtacgtacgtgtgtgtgtttgtgtgaggtacgtacgtgtgtgtgtttgtgtgaggtacgtacgtttgtgtgtgtttgtgtgaggtacgtacgtttgtgtgtgtttgtgtgaggtacgtacgtttgtgtttgtgtgtgtgaggtacggaggtacgtgtgtgtgtgtgtgtgtgtgtgtgaggtacggaggtaggtgtgtgtgtgtgaggtacggaggtaggtgtgtgtgtgtgaggtacggaggtgtgtgtgtgtgtgtgaggaacggaggtgtgtgtgtgtgtgtgaggtacggaggtacgtgtgtgtgtgtgtgtgtgtgtgtgtgtgaggtacggaggtaggtgtgtgtgaggtacggaggtgtgtgtgtgtgtgaggaacggaggtgtgtgtgtgaggaacggaggtgtgtgtgtgtgtgaggaacggaggtacgtgtgtgtgtgtgaggtacggaggtacgtgtgtgtgtgaggtacggaggtacgtgtgtgtgtgaggtacgGAGgtacgtgagtgtgtgaggtacggaggtacgtgtgtgtgaggggtacggaggtacgtgtgtgtgtgagaggtacGGAGGTGCATGCGCGgagttacagtgtacagtggagttacagtgtacagtggagttacagtgtacagtgtgtgtacagtgtacagtgtagttagtgtgtgtacagtgtagttacagtgtacagtgtagttacagtgtagatacagtgtacagtgtgtgtacagtgtacagtgtaggtacagtgtgtgtacagtgtagttgcagtgtacagtgtagttagtgtgtgtacagtggagtTATAGTGgagttacagtgtacagtgtagttagtgtgtgtacagtgtagttacagtgtagttacagtgtacagtgtagttacAGTGTAGTTAGTCTACAGTGTAGTTACAGTGTAGTTAcagtttgtgtacagtgtagttgcagtgtacagtgtagttagTTTGTGTACAGTGGAGTTAGTGTACAGTGgagttagtgtgtgtacagtggagttagtgtgtgtacagtgtgtacagtggagttacagtgtgtgtacagtggagtTACAGTGgagttacagtgtacagtgtagttagtgtgtgtacagtggagttacagtgtacagtgtagttacagtttgtgtacagtgtagttgcagtgtacagtgtagttagtgtgtgtacagtggagtTAGCGTACAGtggagttacagtgtgtgtacagtggagttagtgtgtgtacagtggagttacagtgtgtgtacagtggagttagtgtgtgtacagtggagttacagtgtgtgtacagtgtagttgcagtgtacagtgtagttacAGTGGcgttacagtgtacagtgtagttacagtgtgtgtacagtgtatttacagtggagttacagtgtacagtgtagttagtgtgtacagtgtagttacagtgtagttacagtgtacagtgtagttagtgtgtacagtgtagttacagtgtagttacagtgtacagtgtagttacagtgtacagtgtagttgcagtgtacagtgtagttacAGTGGcgttacagtgtacagtgtggttacagtgtgtgtacagtgtagttacagtgtagttacagtgtacagtgtagttagtgtgtacagtgtagttacagtgtacagtgtagttacagtgtagttacagtgtacagtgtagttgCAGTGTACAGCGTagttagtgtgtacagtgtagttacAGTGGcgttacagtgtacagtgtagttacagtgtgtgtacagtgtatttacagtggagttacagtgtacagtgtagttagtgtgtacagtgtagttacAGTGGcgttacagtgtacagtgtgtgtacagtgtgtgtacagtgtagttacagtgtacagtgtagttactgtgtagttacagtgtagatacagtgtacagtgtagttactgtgtagttacagtgtagatacagtgtacagtgtagttacagtgtacagtgtagttacTGTGTACGTTTATGTGTTcgctgtctgtctatttattttattttatttaatgatcagggaataaaaataaaacccctTTAACACAAAGCCGTCTCTGTAAAGTTTGGAATAATTAATCACATTTGAAAAAAGCTTTAGATGGAATTTTTCTGAATTGTCTCGCGTCATCCTGCAGGCTGATGTGCTGCATGTCTCATGTCTCATGTCTCTGAACACGTCTGTTATTCACACTGCAGCTGCAGCAGCAGATCTTCTGTATCAGCACATCTGTGTACAGGGAGTTTACTGCACACCGGAGTCTGGAAATAATCAGAGAATCTTGAACACAATAGAAGTGTTCttacatcataaaatataaGAGCCAATCAGGATGAAGTATTTTTAATGATCACAAACATTTAATGTTCTAGTCATGCGTTTCTGTGATCCAGTTTTACAGAGAGATCAAAATGATGTGGTTCTTATGTCTGATGAacaggtgtggtgtgtgtttgtggtgtgtggtgtgtgtttgtggtgtgtgttgtgtgtttgtggagtgtgttgtgtgtttgtggtgtgtgtttgtggtgtgtggtgtgtgttgtgtgtttgtggtgtgtgttgtgtgtgtttttgacacTTTTCTCAGCTTTGAATTGTTAGTGTCAGTCTGACTTTAAAATACTGTTAGAGACGCACATAAATactgaagaacacacacacacgcacacacacaagtgcgcgcacacaaacgcacctgcacacaaacgcacgcacaaacacacacccgtacacacgcacgcacaaac
Coding sequences:
- the hsdl2 gene encoding hydroxysteroid dehydrogenase-like protein 2; this translates as MLQNTGKLSGCTLFITGASRGIGKAIALKAARDGANVVIAAKTAETHPKLPGTIYTAAEEIEAAGGKALPCIVDVRDEKQVSEAVENAVQKFGGIDILVNNASAINLTGTLDTSMKKVDLMLGINLRGTYLTSKLCIPHLLKSKNPHILNLSPPLNLNPIWFKNHTAYTMAKYGMSMCVLGMAEEFRGSIAVNALWPRTAIQTAAMEMLGGSGVGKQCRKVDIMADAAYAILSKPVSYTGHFVIDDDILKKEGIKDFDVYAVEPGHQLLPDFFLDEDPETLKKQMESHDKASADSPSSPIADTFKVIKGVISPEVVKSTQGVYRFQLSGEHPGVWYIDMKNGAGGAGSGEPPVKADVEMSLDSDDFIKMFTGKLKPTMAFMSGKLKIKGDMSLAIKMEKMMALMKSKL